Proteins from one Romboutsia sp. CE17 genomic window:
- a CDS encoding lecithin retinol acyltransferase family protein, giving the protein MKPEYGDVICVNHGIYNHFGIYVDDDHVIHYAGKDEDFFLRNMYIDETRMSKFLGNSNKYYVYKFPYDVTKPIKRIKGEGLNRGYKESAYAMYMLLKIKNKIKYKIYSPEETVKRARSRIGERRFNLGLNNCEYFAIWCKTGVSQSYQVNLVLDAIFIKSKIDIA; this is encoded by the coding sequence ATGAAACCAGAATATGGAGATGTAATTTGTGTAAATCATGGTATCTATAATCATTTTGGTATCTATGTAGATGATGATCATGTAATCCATTATGCTGGTAAAGATGAAGATTTTTTTCTAAGAAATATGTATATTGACGAAACTAGAATGAGTAAATTTTTAGGAAACTCGAATAAATATTATGTATATAAGTTTCCTTATGATGTAACAAAACCGATTAAAAGAATTAAAGGAGAAGGGTTAAATAGAGGGTATAAAGAAAGTGCATATGCTATGTATATGCTTTTAAAAATAAAAAATAAGATTAAATATAAAATATATTCACCAGAAGAAACTGTAAAAAGAGCGAGAAGTAGAATTGGTGAAAGACGCTTTAACTTAGGACTTAATAACTGTGAATATTTTGCAATTTGGTGCAAAACAGGTGTTAGCCAATCGTATCAAGTTAATTTAGTTTTAGATGCAATATTTATAAAGAGCAAAATAGATATTGCATAA
- a CDS encoding DEAD/DEAH box helicase: MDFKIVNNILLDNTEKSRLSRGKIYYEDGYVEEVRYSNEGKVLTIDGHVASEFQNRIYNSSIVIDLENKRVITGMCDCQDCMSRSTTEHLSICKHIVAITLYVINLLKSDVISSLKQTTFTVKNKSKIKRDKNYINKDLLNYFKSNPKEQINLYIKLEFIGANSISADFKIGIDKMYVLKNLRDFAYARLNSNDLVYGVDFIYNPLNNYFCEDDEKVVDMIEEYGMGLSYIAPQRELRYMTVKGPNIRRLMESLQYRNFEFKFGKLYYNPKIIKGELPISVNLELDDNEVILKSNGQLPTPISQKGDVVFYKGDIYLLSGENGIYYNKIYKILDEFKEISFNRDEVSEVLTNIIPKLENICSEVILDEQIKKNISNNLIVKYYFDLEDSKVTCKVEFEYEGQEEGKFIIKDIDKEQQAIYRLYTNYFEEDKNRYVFKGNDVQLYDFLSNEINRLKNIGEVYYSDKLKEKKIYNSTNIRIGLGEEVNHYLDFNFEIEGVDENEYKKIIDAFKVNKRFYKLGNGSFINLEEEKTKEVFKLMESLGFTSSMKEMKIHSSKALFINDLFTEEKLPYISGIENTKEIVERFKYISSLKIDIPNNLNATLRDYQVDALNWFETLDYCGFGGILADEMGLGKTIQTITFLLKKENKKTLIITPTSLIHNWKNEFEKFAPSIKVGIAHGLKKERDMVIKNIKEFDIILTTYGSIRNDLEKYEEINFDYCIIDEAQNIKNPTALSTDAVKAIKSKNKFALTGTPIENNLLELWSIFDFIMPGYLYNLTKFNAVFIRDESHIEHLKRMIKPFILRRTKKQVIKELPDKIERQFLIELSKEQRKIYGVYVEDIQKKLKEKKAIKDKITVFAYLTKLRQLCLDPSIIVDDYKGKSAKIEACLEIIKEYGEENNKILVFSQFTSVLKNIGKKLSRNKIEYYYLDGQTKAIDRIKLVDEFNEGNEKKVFLISLKTGGTGLNLTSANTVIHFDPWWNPSVEDQASDRAHRYGQKNVVEVIKLIAKGTIEEKIVKLQESKKELIDDIINGNLSDGGVLKSLTDEEILNLFK; this comes from the coding sequence ATGGACTTTAAAATAGTAAATAATATACTACTAGATAATACAGAGAAAAGTAGATTAAGTAGAGGGAAAATATATTATGAAGATGGATATGTAGAAGAAGTTAGATACAGCAATGAAGGCAAAGTACTAACAATAGATGGACATGTAGCTTCAGAATTTCAAAATCGTATATATAATAGTTCTATAGTTATAGATTTAGAAAATAAAAGAGTAATAACAGGAATGTGTGACTGTCAAGATTGCATGTCTAGAAGTACGACTGAGCATTTATCTATATGTAAACATATAGTAGCAATAACATTATATGTAATAAATTTATTAAAATCAGATGTAATAAGTAGTTTAAAACAAACTACATTTACAGTTAAAAACAAAAGCAAAATAAAGAGAGATAAAAACTATATAAATAAAGATTTATTGAATTATTTCAAAAGTAACCCTAAGGAGCAAATTAATTTATATATAAAACTAGAGTTTATAGGTGCAAATAGTATAAGTGCGGACTTTAAAATAGGTATTGATAAAATGTATGTTTTAAAGAATTTAAGAGATTTTGCATATGCAAGATTAAATTCAAATGATTTAGTATACGGAGTAGACTTTATATATAATCCTTTAAATAACTATTTTTGCGAGGATGATGAAAAAGTGGTAGACATGATTGAAGAGTATGGAATGGGACTATCATATATAGCACCTCAAAGAGAACTTAGATATATGACAGTAAAAGGACCTAATATAAGAAGATTAATGGAATCATTACAGTATAGAAATTTTGAATTTAAATTTGGAAAATTGTATTATAATCCCAAAATTATAAAAGGAGAATTACCTATAAGCGTAAATTTAGAACTAGATGATAATGAAGTAATACTTAAAAGTAATGGTCAATTACCAACTCCAATATCTCAAAAAGGAGATGTAGTGTTTTATAAAGGTGATATATATTTATTAAGTGGAGAAAATGGAATTTATTACAATAAAATATACAAAATACTAGATGAATTTAAAGAAATTTCATTTAATAGAGACGAAGTAAGCGAAGTTTTAACTAATATTATACCAAAACTTGAAAATATTTGCAGTGAAGTAATATTAGATGAACAGATTAAAAAAAATATTAGCAATAACCTAATTGTAAAGTATTACTTTGATCTAGAAGATAGCAAAGTAACTTGTAAGGTAGAATTTGAATATGAAGGGCAAGAGGAAGGGAAATTTATAATTAAAGATATAGATAAAGAACAACAAGCTATATATAGACTTTATACAAATTATTTTGAGGAAGATAAAAATAGATATGTATTTAAAGGGAATGATGTGCAGTTGTATGACTTTCTGAGCAATGAAATAAACAGATTAAAAAATATAGGGGAAGTTTATTACTCAGATAAGTTAAAAGAAAAAAAGATTTATAATTCAACAAATATAAGGATTGGCTTAGGAGAAGAAGTTAATCATTACTTAGATTTTAATTTTGAAATAGAAGGTGTAGATGAAAATGAATATAAAAAAATAATAGATGCATTTAAAGTTAATAAAAGATTTTATAAGCTAGGGAATGGAAGTTTTATAAATTTAGAAGAAGAAAAAACAAAAGAAGTATTTAAATTAATGGAAAGTTTAGGCTTTACTAGTAGTATGAAAGAAATGAAAATACATAGTAGTAAAGCTTTATTTATAAACGATCTTTTTACAGAGGAGAAATTACCGTATATAAGTGGAATTGAAAATACAAAAGAAATAGTTGAAAGGTTTAAATATATAAGTAGCTTAAAAATAGATATACCAAATAACTTAAATGCAACATTAAGAGATTATCAAGTAGATGCATTAAATTGGTTTGAAACCCTAGATTATTGTGGATTTGGAGGTATACTTGCTGATGAAATGGGTCTTGGAAAAACAATACAAACTATAACCTTTTTATTAAAAAAAGAAAATAAGAAAACATTAATTATAACACCTACATCTCTTATACATAATTGGAAAAACGAGTTTGAAAAATTTGCACCAAGCATTAAAGTTGGGATTGCGCATGGATTAAAAAAAGAAAGAGATATGGTAATAAAGAATATAAAAGAATTTGATATAATCTTAACTACATATGGATCTATTAGAAATGATTTAGAAAAATATGAAGAAATAAATTTTGATTATTGTATCATAGATGAGGCACAAAATATAAAAAATCCCACAGCATTAAGTACAGATGCAGTGAAAGCTATAAAATCTAAGAATAAGTTTGCTCTTACAGGAACACCAATAGAAAATAATTTATTAGAACTTTGGTCAATTTTTGATTTTATTATGCCAGGTTATTTATATAATTTAACTAAATTTAATGCAGTTTTTATAAGAGATGAAAGCCATATCGAACACTTAAAAAGAATGATTAAACCATTTATACTTAGAAGGACTAAAAAACAAGTTATAAAAGAATTACCGGATAAAATAGAAAGACAATTCTTGATTGAATTAAGCAAAGAACAAAGAAAAATTTATGGTGTTTATGTAGAAGATATACAAAAAAAACTCAAAGAAAAAAAAGCTATAAAAGATAAAATAACTGTATTTGCATATTTAACTAAACTAAGACAACTTTGCTTGGACCCAAGTATAATAGTGGATGATTACAAAGGAAAAAGTGCAAAAATTGAAGCTTGTTTAGAAATAATAAAAGAATATGGTGAAGAAAATAATAAAATATTAGTATTTTCACAATTTACAAGTGTATTAAAGAATATAGGTAAAAAACTTTCAAGAAATAAGATAGAATACTATTATTTAGATGGTCAGACTAAAGCTATTGATAGAATAAAATTAGTAGATGAATTTAATGAAGGAAATGAGAAAAAAGTGTTTTTAATTTCCTTAAAGACTGGAGGTACAGGCTTAAACTTAACGTCTGCTAACACTGTTATACACTTTGATCCATGGTGGAATCCTTCAGTAGAAGATCAAGCTAGTGATAGAGCTCATAGATATGGTCAAAAAAACGTGGTTGAAGTTATAAAGCTTATAGCAAAAGGGACCATAGAAGAGAAAATAGTTAAACTACAAGAAAGTAAAAAAGAATTAATTGATGATATTATAAATGGTAATTTATCTGATGGTGGTGTATTGAAGAGTTTAACTGATGAAGAAATATTAAATCTATTTAAATAA
- a CDS encoding methionine ABC transporter ATP-binding protein, whose translation MISIKGVNKYYGNTKVLNEVNMEIREGEIFGIIGHSGAGKSTLLRCINGLEEYQEGSIFVSEKEVKSLRENELRFLRKDLGMIFQHFSLLERKTVFENIALPLECFKYSRKEIEKRVIELLDLVGLSDKKNSKPRNLSGGQKQRVAIARALALNPKVLLCDEATSALDPNTTKSILALLEDINKKLGITIIMVTHQMEVIKQICTRVAIMEGGKVLEIDDTEEVFLHNTNGLRKLIGEENIVLPKGTNIKILFPKDISNDCIITNMARSLDLDFSIVFGKLEKFRNDILGSLIINVSSEHGDSVKRYLDSQNMRWEEITDESN comes from the coding sequence ATGATAAGCATCAAAGGTGTAAATAAGTATTATGGAAATACTAAGGTACTTAATGAAGTTAATATGGAAATAAGAGAAGGAGAGATATTTGGAATAATTGGTCATAGTGGTGCAGGTAAATCAACATTACTTAGGTGCATAAATGGGCTTGAAGAATATCAAGAAGGTAGTATTTTTGTTAGTGAAAAAGAAGTAAAATCTCTTAGAGAGAATGAGTTAAGATTTTTAAGAAAAGATTTAGGAATGATATTTCAGCATTTTTCCCTATTAGAAAGAAAAACTGTATTTGAGAATATTGCATTGCCACTAGAATGTTTTAAATACTCTAGAAAAGAAATTGAAAAGAGAGTAATTGAACTGTTAGACCTAGTAGGATTAAGTGATAAAAAAAATTCGAAGCCAAGAAATTTAAGCGGTGGACAAAAACAAAGGGTTGCAATAGCAAGAGCTCTAGCACTAAATCCTAAAGTTCTTCTTTGCGATGAAGCAACTTCAGCTTTAGATCCTAATACAACAAAGTCTATATTAGCTTTGCTTGAAGATATAAATAAAAAATTAGGAATAACTATTATAATGGTAACCCATCAAATGGAAGTTATAAAACAAATATGTACTAGAGTTGCAATTATGGAAGGTGGCAAAGTTTTAGAAATAGATGACACAGAAGAGGTGTTTTTACACAATACAAATGGACTTAGAAAACTAATTGGAGAAGAAAATATAGTATTACCAAAAGGAACAAATATAAAGATATTATTTCCAAAAGATATTTCTAATGATTGTATAATTACAAATATGGCAAGAAGCTTAGATTTAGATTTCTCTATAGTATTTGGTAAATTAGAAAAATTCAGAAATGATATATTAGGATCTTTAATTATAAATGTTTCTTCAGAACATGGAGATAGTGTAAAGAGATATTTAGATAGTCAGAATATGAGATGGGAGGAGATTACAGATGAATCAAACTAG
- a CDS encoding methionine ABC transporter permease gives MNQTSLSEFLTEILGDALFETLIMIAIPTLIATIIGFILAIILVVTKPDGLKPCNTIYKVLGFIVNIFRSFPFIILMVALIPFTRMLVGTSIGVKAAIVPITIGSAPFIARIIESALNEVDKGLIEAAKSFGATKSQIIFKVMIKEAMPSIISGITLSVISILGYTAMAGAVGAGGLGNVALTYGHQRFDTAVMIYTVITLIIIVQIIQSLGNLAYRKLK, from the coding sequence ATGAATCAAACTAGTTTAAGTGAATTTTTAACAGAAATTTTAGGGGATGCATTATTCGAAACACTAATAATGATAGCTATTCCTACATTAATAGCTACAATAATAGGATTTATACTAGCAATAATACTTGTAGTTACAAAGCCAGATGGATTAAAGCCTTGTAATACTATTTATAAAGTACTAGGATTTATTGTTAATATTTTTAGAAGTTTTCCATTTATTATACTTATGGTAGCATTAATACCATTTACTAGAATGTTAGTTGGAACTAGTATAGGAGTAAAAGCAGCAATAGTACCAATTACCATAGGATCTGCACCTTTTATAGCTAGAATTATAGAAAGTGCTCTAAATGAAGTTGACAAAGGTTTAATAGAGGCAGCTAAATCTTTTGGAGCAACAAAATCACAAATAATTTTTAAAGTAATGATAAAAGAAGCTATGCCATCTATAATATCTGGTATTACTTTATCAGTAATTTCAATACTTGGATATACAGCAATGGCAGGTGCCGTTGGGGCAGGTGGTCTTGGAAATGTAGCTTTAACTTATGGACATCAAAGATTTGATACAGCAGTAATGATTTACACAGTTATTACATTAATAATCATTGTACAGATAATACAAAGTTTAGGAAACTTAGCTTATAGAAAACTAAAATAA
- a CDS encoding MetQ/NlpA family ABC transporter substrate-binding protein, translating into MKLKKLLSLGLAVIISVSAVGCSSSKDKKDDIEASESKTIVVGASSTPHAEILEEIKPLVEAKGYDLDIKIFDDYVMPNTALSEGSLDANYFQHIPYLEETISQKGYKLTYTEKIHLEPMGVYSKTLKNLEELSNNSKIAIPNDPTNGSRAIQLLADNGLIKVSDHDLLTIKDITENPKNIEFVEVEAAQLPSVLEDVDAAVINTNYALSANLNPTKDAIAIESSDSPYSNILACREDNKDSEKIKVLSEALTSPEAKAFIEEKYKGSIIPSFE; encoded by the coding sequence ATGAAATTAAAAAAATTATTATCTTTAGGTTTAGCAGTAATAATATCAGTATCTGCAGTAGGATGTTCTTCAAGCAAAGATAAAAAGGATGATATAGAAGCATCTGAAAGTAAAACGATAGTAGTGGGGGCATCATCAACTCCACATGCAGAGATTTTAGAAGAAATAAAACCTTTAGTAGAAGCAAAAGGATATGATTTAGATATTAAAATATTTGATGATTATGTTATGCCTAATACAGCATTAAGTGAAGGCTCTTTAGATGCTAATTATTTTCAGCATATACCATATCTAGAAGAAACTATTTCACAAAAAGGATATAAGTTAACATATACTGAAAAAATACACTTAGAACCAATGGGTGTATATTCAAAGACATTAAAAAATCTAGAAGAATTATCTAATAATTCGAAAATAGCAATACCTAATGATCCAACTAATGGGTCAAGAGCGATACAATTATTGGCAGATAATGGATTAATTAAGGTTTCTGACCATGATTTACTTACAATAAAAGATATAACTGAAAATCCTAAAAATATAGAATTTGTAGAGGTAGAAGCAGCTCAATTACCATCTGTATTAGAAGATGTTGATGCTGCGGTTATAAATACTAATTATGCTTTAAGTGCAAACTTAAATCCAACAAAAGATGCAATTGCAATAGAATCATCTGATTCACCTTATTCAAATATTTTAGCTTGTAGAGAAGATAATAAAGATAGCGAAAAAATAAAGGTATTATCAGAAGCATTAACTAGTCCTGAAGCCAAGGCATTTATAGAAGAAAAATATAAAGGTAGTATAATACCATCATTTGAATAA
- a CDS encoding hemolysin family protein, which yields MGNLDSDPGGVLSKIILIIVLTSINAFFAASEMAIVSANKTKIKQFSSQGNVKAKLLEKLMEDPSDFLSTIQIGITLAGFFSSASAATGISNYINRFISILDIPYTHEISIIFITIILSYFTLVFGELVPKRIALKRSESIALLSVKTIYMVSVIAKPFTKILSFSTLLVLKLTGNNTEDVEEKISEEEIKSLVAQSEEDGCIEDDEKNMIYGIFEFNDKICKEVMTSRKDTFLIEVEDDINDILDEILRLGYSRVPVYKDNVDNIVGVLYVKDLLKEARRVGFTNIDIKSIIHKPYFVPENKKTNELFKILKEKKIHLALLVDEYGGFSGIVTMEDLIEEIMGEINDEYDTDESDINQIDEGTFIVKGIVPLCEVKEKFNVNLTDRDYDTLNGYFIDNLGEVPKDINEVPKDKKEIILDDIKLEILKIGNKRIEKVKLSILK from the coding sequence ATGGGTAATTTAGATTCAGACCCCGGGGGCGTTCTCTCGAAAATAATACTAATAATAGTATTAACATCAATTAATGCTTTTTTTGCAGCTTCAGAAATGGCAATAGTTTCTGCAAACAAAACAAAAATAAAACAATTTAGTAGCCAAGGAAATGTAAAGGCTAAACTATTAGAAAAGCTTATGGAAGATCCTAGCGATTTTCTATCAACGATTCAAATAGGAATAACTTTAGCTGGATTCTTTTCAAGTGCATCAGCAGCAACTGGTATATCAAATTATATAAATAGATTTATTTCTATTTTAGATATTCCTTATACTCATGAAATATCAATTATATTTATAACAATAATACTATCTTACTTTACATTAGTATTTGGAGAGTTGGTTCCTAAGAGAATTGCTTTAAAAAGATCTGAGAGTATAGCATTATTATCTGTTAAGACGATTTACATGGTATCAGTAATAGCTAAACCTTTTACAAAAATTTTATCATTTTCAACTTTATTAGTGTTAAAGCTTACAGGTAATAATACTGAAGATGTAGAAGAAAAAATATCTGAAGAAGAAATTAAATCATTAGTAGCACAATCAGAAGAAGATGGATGCATTGAAGATGATGAAAAAAATATGATTTATGGTATATTTGAGTTTAATGATAAAATATGTAAAGAAGTAATGACATCTAGAAAAGATACATTTTTAATTGAGGTAGAAGATGATATTAATGATATATTAGATGAAATTTTAAGGTTAGGTTATTCTAGAGTACCTGTATATAAGGATAATGTAGATAATATTGTAGGAGTGCTATATGTAAAAGACTTATTAAAAGAAGCTAGAAGGGTTGGATTTACAAATATAGATATAAAAAGCATAATTCATAAACCATATTTTGTTCCAGAAAATAAGAAGACTAATGAGTTATTCAAAATTTTAAAAGAAAAGAAAATTCATTTAGCGTTGCTAGTAGATGAATATGGTGGATTCTCAGGAATAGTTACAATGGAAGATTTGATAGAAGAAATAATGGGAGAAATAAATGATGAGTATGACACAGATGAATCTGATATAAATCAAATAGATGAAGGTACTTTTATTGTTAAAGGTATAGTACCACTTTGTGAGGTTAAAGAAAAATTTAATGTTAATTTAACTGACAGAGATTACGATACTTTAAATGGTTATTTTATTGATAATCTTGGTGAAGTGCCAAAGGACATTAATGAAGTACCTAAAGATAAAAAAGAGATTATTTTAGATGATATAAAGCTCGAGATACTTAAAATTGGAAATAAAAGAATAGAAAAGGTTAAGTTAAGTATTTTAAAATAA
- a CDS encoding DNA-3-methyladenine glycosylase: MQEKFFEQNGLDLAKSILGKFLIRRYNGKTIVSKIVETEAYMGITDKGAHVYGDKKTERTKPLYLNGGHIYIYLIYGMYYCLNISANKENIPECVLIRAVEPIDGLEEICKNRYNKNYNELNNYQKKNISNGPGKLCMALNIDKTLNSKSILENELFISEFYYKGNEKVYGEENFEIETDTRINIDYAEEAKYYPWRFYIKDNKFVSVLKK, from the coding sequence TTGCAAGAAAAATTTTTTGAACAAAATGGATTAGATTTAGCTAAGAGTATTTTAGGTAAATTTCTTATAAGAAGGTATAATGGAAAAACTATAGTTAGTAAAATAGTTGAAACTGAAGCATATATGGGTATAACTGATAAAGGTGCACATGTTTATGGTGATAAAAAAACAGAAAGAACAAAGCCATTATACTTAAATGGTGGTCATATTTATATTTACTTAATTTATGGAATGTATTATTGCTTAAACATATCTGCAAATAAAGAAAATATACCAGAATGCGTTCTTATAAGAGCTGTAGAGCCTATAGATGGCTTAGAAGAAATTTGTAAAAATAGGTATAATAAAAATTATAATGAATTGAATAACTACCAGAAGAAAAATATATCTAATGGTCCAGGCAAATTATGTATGGCATTAAATATAGATAAGACTCTAAATTCTAAAAGTATTTTAGAAAATGAACTATTTATAAGTGAATTTTATTATAAAGGAAATGAAAAGGTTTATGGAGAAGAAAATTTTGAAATAGAAACGGATACTAGAATAAATATAGATTATGCAGAGGAAGCTAAATATTATCCATGGAGATTTTATATAAAAGATAATAAATTTGTATCTGTATTAAAAAAGTAA
- the proC gene encoding pyrroline-5-carboxylate reductase, with protein sequence MRNIGFIGAGNMASAIIGGIVKAKLLQTENIIASALRDSTLERVNKEFGIKVTKDSQQVVKESDIIFVSVKPNVYDEVLKQVKEFITNDKIIIAIAAGKTIESIEAVIGNDKKIVRTMPNTPALVNEAMSSISPNKNISEEELNLVIDIFNSFGQCEVVEEYLIDAVVGVSGSSPAYVFMFIEALADGAVKAGMPREKAYKFAAQAVMGSAKMVLESGKHPGELKDMVCSPGGTTIEAVTILEEENMRSAIIKAVDAAAKKSKLMSSK encoded by the coding sequence ATGAGAAATATAGGATTTATAGGAGCTGGAAATATGGCATCAGCTATAATAGGAGGAATCGTAAAAGCAAAATTACTACAGACAGAGAATATAATAGCATCTGCACTTAGAGATTCCACATTAGAAAGAGTAAATAAAGAATTTGGAATAAAGGTTACAAAGGATTCACAACAGGTAGTAAAAGAATCTGATATAATATTTGTTTCAGTAAAACCTAACGTATATGATGAAGTATTAAAGCAAGTTAAAGAATTTATAACTAACGATAAAATAATAATTGCTATAGCAGCGGGAAAAACTATAGAATCAATAGAGGCTGTTATTGGAAATGATAAGAAAATAGTTAGAACAATGCCAAATACACCGGCATTAGTAAATGAAGCTATGTCATCTATATCTCCAAATAAAAATATAAGTGAAGAAGAATTAAATTTAGTTATAGATATATTTAATTCTTTTGGACAATGTGAAGTCGTAGAAGAATATTTAATAGATGCAGTAGTAGGAGTAAGTGGATCATCACCAGCATATGTATTTATGTTTATAGAAGCTTTAGCAGATGGAGCAGTGAAAGCAGGTATGCCAAGAGAAAAAGCTTATAAATTTGCAGCTCAAGCTGTTATGGGATCTGCAAAGATGGTTCTTGAAAGTGGTAAGCATCCAGGTGAATTAAAAGATATGGTTTGCTCTCCAGGTGGAACAACAATAGAAGCAGTTACTATTTTAGAAGAAGAAAATATGAGGTCTGCTATAATAAAAGCAGTAGATGCAGCTGCTAAAAAGTCAAAGCTAATGAGCAGTAAATAA
- a CDS encoding ABC transporter ATP-binding protein encodes MNNCDKIIEIKNLSKRYGEKEVLKNISLDVSKGNIIGYIGPNGAGKSTTIKIILGLISEYDGKVKIFGRDIKEENFEYKNKIGYVPEVVKVYESLTAKEYLTFIGQLYGIEYEKCDNKARRLMKVLGIEDAYESRISSYSKGMKQKVAIISSVLHNPDILFLDEPLSGLDANSVLLIKEIINRLKEDGKTIFYSSHIMEVVEKISDRIIVLNGGNIVADGNFDEIRNSSFDGSLEEIFNELTGFDEHNDLSNEFVNILNEV; translated from the coding sequence ATGAATAACTGTGATAAAATAATTGAAATTAAAAATTTAAGCAAACGTTATGGAGAAAAAGAAGTACTAAAAAATATTAGTTTAGATGTAAGCAAAGGAAATATAATTGGATATATAGGTCCAAATGGAGCTGGTAAAAGTACGACAATAAAAATAATACTAGGTCTTATTAGTGAATATGATGGAAAAGTAAAAATATTTGGTAGAGATATTAAGGAAGAGAATTTTGAATATAAAAACAAAATTGGGTATGTACCAGAAGTTGTTAAAGTATATGAAAGTTTAACTGCTAAAGAATATTTAACTTTTATTGGACAGTTATATGGAATAGAATATGAAAAGTGTGACAATAAAGCAAGAAGGCTTATGAAAGTATTAGGTATTGAAGATGCTTATGAAAGTAGAATATCATCTTATTCAAAAGGAATGAAGCAAAAAGTTGCTATAATTTCTTCTGTACTTCATAATCCAGACATACTTTTTTTAGATGAGCCACTTAGTGGATTAGATGCTAACAGTGTTCTTTTAATAAAAGAAATTATAAATAGGTTAAAAGAAGATGGGAAAACTATTTTCTATTCATCTCATATAATGGAAGTTGTAGAAAAAATAAGTGATAGAATAATAGTATTAAATGGTGGAAATATTGTAGCAGATGGAAATTTTGATGAAATTAGAAATTCGAGTTTTGATGGTTCTTTAGAAGAAATATTTAATGAGCTTACTGGATTTGATGAACATAATGATTTATCTAATGAGTTTGTAAATATTTTAAATGAGGTGTAA
- a CDS encoding sigma-70 family RNA polymerase sigma factor translates to MEEIVLVKRAIKGDRQAFESLIDIYSDRLYREAYLRCKHEDDAKEIIQETVYKAYRNIGTLKEAKYFKTWISRILINVSNDYLSKMGMIDLQHDESAYAKKVIVEDKIEMKIDLYNAIDELEDKYKDVIILRYIEDLKIEEVSKILDRPINTIKTHLRKAISDMKNLLKEGYGNE, encoded by the coding sequence ATGGAAGAAATTGTCTTAGTAAAAAGAGCAATCAAAGGTGATAGGCAAGCCTTTGAAAGTCTTATAGACATATACTCTGATAGGTTATACAGAGAAGCTTATTTAAGGTGTAAACATGAAGATGATGCAAAGGAAATTATACAAGAAACAGTGTATAAAGCATATAGAAACATAGGTACCTTAAAAGAGGCGAAATATTTTAAAACTTGGATAAGTAGAATACTTATTAATGTTTCTAATGACTATTTAAGTAAAATGGGAATGATTGACTTACAACATGATGAAAGTGCTTATGCAAAAAAAGTAATTGTTGAAGACAAAATAGAAATGAAAATAGATTTATATAATGCAATTGATGAACTAGAAGATAAATATAAAGATGTTATTATATTAAGATATATAGAAGATTTAAAAATAGAAGAAGTATCAAAAATACTTGATCGTCCTATTAATACGATAAAGACCCACCTAAGAAAAGCAATTTCGGATATGAAAAATCTATTAAAGGAGGGGTATGGAAATGAGTAA